The Montipora capricornis isolate CH-2021 chromosome 1, ASM3666992v2, whole genome shotgun sequence genome contains a region encoding:
- the LOC138041402 gene encoding polypeptide N-acetylgalactosaminyltransferase 11-like isoform X1 — MIQCCRRFSDIPRTSFLTKLFASTKEMGLKLPSRYLLLCVSLTLSFWILLNVMSILYTGTDSNYSKRINGRYLQKDSPSDDFEMQLGDITEENDKSTIGLIRNTEDERIRDEGYAKHAFNELISNRLGFYREIQDTRHAKCHKNTNSSVLPSASIIICFHNEAWSTLLRTVHSVLNRSEGKLIQEIILVDDYSTLKELKGKLQDYIGTLPKVKLVRTLTREGLIRGRMVGAKHATGEILVFLDSHCEVNKEWLPPLLERIKENHTTVVCPVIDMISSDTFEYQSSPLVRGGFNWGLHFSWEPVPNYLVAENGDLTRPIRTPTMAGGLFAIDRQYFFDIGQYDEGMNIWGGENLEISFRIWMCGGRLEIIPCSRVGHLFRKWRPYGSDSKGDTMSYNSMRLAEVWLDDYKKYFYKIRQNLIGKSYGNVSSRMELRKMLNCKSFKWYIENVYPELRLPEEGGVIADGALWKHLSKKNHVIIIKKGNLLNVGSSLCLDTPGLATQKKAKVLLHDCTWTNAKFWSLNEDNELKIDSQLCLEALNNIEEPRVMKCHSGGAQEWYYNKTLQLYNRASGLCIEATGEISVKMAICNDNAAQKWQFAHD; from the exons ATGATTCAATGCTGCAGAAGATTCTCTGACATCCCCAGGACGTCTTTCTTAACAAAACTGTTTGCAAGTACGAAAGAAATGGGATTGAAGCTACCTTCTCGTTATCTTCTCTTGTGTGTTAGCTTAACTCTGTCGTTCTGGATTTTGTTGAATGTTATGTCTATTTTGTACACTGGAACTGACAGCAATTACAGTAAAAGAATTAATGGCAGGTATCTTCAGAAGGATAGTCCATCTGATGATTTTGAGATGCAACTTGGGGATATTACAGAGGAAAACGATAAAAGTACGATAGGCTTGATCCGAAACACCGAGGATGAAAGGATTAGAGATGAAGGATATGCAAAGCATGCTTTTAATGAGTTGATCAGCAACAGGTTGGGATTTTATCGTGAAATCCAAGACACAAGGCATGCAAA GTGTCACAAAAATACTAACTCCTCAGTTTTGCCCTCAGCCAGCATCATCATCTGCTTTCACAATGAAGCGTGGTCTACATTGCTGAGAACCGTGCATAGTGTTCTAAACAGATCAGAAGGGAAATTGATTCAAGAAATAATCTTAGTTGATGATTATAGCACATTGAAGGAACTAAAAGGCAAACTTCAAGATTATATAGGTACATTGCCCAAAGTTAAGTTGGTCAGAACTCTAACGCGTGAAGGACTCATAAGGGGGAGAATGGTGGGAGCTAAACATGCGACAGGAGAGATACTGGTTTTTCTGGACAGCCACTGTGAGGTGAACAAAGAGTGGCTGCCACCACTTCTGGAAAGGATAAAGGAGAATCACACAACTGTAGTCTGCCCAGTTATTGACATGATCAGCTCAGATACATTTGAGTACCAGTCATCACCATTAGTACGTGGTGGATTCAACTGGGGACTGCATTTTTCTTGGGAGCCGGTACCAAATTACCTtgttgctgaaaatggcgatttaACTCGCCCTATAAG AACACCAACCATGGCAGGAGGTTTATTTGCTATTGATAGACAATACTTTTTTGACATTGGCCAGTATGATGAAGGAATGAACATCTGGGGTGGTGAGAATTTGGAGATCTCCTTTAGG attTGGATGTGTGGAGGAAGACTGGAGATTATACCATGTTCACGAGTTGGGCATCTCTTCCGCAAGTGGCGACCATATGGATCAGATTCCAAAGGGGACACAATGTCGTACAACTCCATGAGACTTGCAGAAGTTTGGCTTGATGATTACAAAAAGTACTTCTACAAAATAAGACAAAATCTGATTGGAAAGTCATATGGAAATGTCAGCTCGAGAATGGAGTTGAGAAAGATGTTGAATTGCAAGAGCTTTAAATGGTACATAGAAAATGTGTATCCTGAACTGAGGCTCCCTGAAGAAGGTGGAGTCATTGCTGATGGTGCATTGTGGAAGCATTTGTCAAAGAAGAACCATGTCATCATAATAAAGAAGGGCAAC CTACTGAATGTGGGCAGTTCATTGTGTCTGGACACACCAGGTCTTGCAACTCAAAAGAAAGCCAAAGTTTTGTTGCATGATTGCACTTGGACAAATGCAAAG TTCTGGTCACTGAATGAAgataatgaattgaagattgACAGCCAGTTGTGTTTAGAGGCATTGAACAATATTGAAGAGCCCAGGGTGATGAAATGTCACAGTGGAGGAGCACAGGAATGGTACTATAACAAG ACTCTTCAATTATATAACCGTGCATCTGGTTTGTGCATAGAAGCAACTGGGGAAATTTCTGTGAAGATGGCAATTTGTAATGATAATGCTGCACAAAAATGGCAATTTGCTCATGACTAA
- the LOC138041402 gene encoding polypeptide N-acetylgalactosaminyltransferase 11-like isoform X2, whose protein sequence is MIQCCRRFSDIPRTSFLTKLFASTKEMGLKLPSRYLLLCVSLTLSFWILLNVMSILYTGTDSNYSKRINGRYLQKDSPSDDFEMQLGDITEENDKSTIGLIRNTEDERIRDEGYAKHAFNELISNRLGFYREIQDTRHAKCHKNTNSSVLPSASIIICFHNEAWSTLLRTVHSVLNRSEGKLIQEIILVDDYSTLKELKGKLQDYIGTLPKVKLVRTLTREGLIRGRMVGAKHATGEILVFLDSHCEVNKEWLPPLLERIKENHTTVVCPVIDMISSDTFEYQSSPLVRGGFNWGLHFSWEPVPNYLVAENGDLTRPIRTPTMAGGLFAIDRQYFFDIGQYDEGMNIWGGENLEISFRIWMCGGRLEIIPCSRVGHLFRKWRPYGSDSKGDTMSYNSMRLAEVWLDDYKKYFYKIRQNLIGKSYGNVSSRMELRKMLNCKSFKWYIENVYPELRLPEEGGVIADGALWKHLSKKNHVIIIKKGNLLNVGSSLCLDTPGLATQKKAKVLLHDCTWTNAKFWSLNEDNELKIDSQLCLEALNNIEEPRVMKCHSGGAQEWYYNKKTLQLYNRASGLCIEATGEISVKMAICNDNAAQKWQFAHD, encoded by the exons ATGATTCAATGCTGCAGAAGATTCTCTGACATCCCCAGGACGTCTTTCTTAACAAAACTGTTTGCAAGTACGAAAGAAATGGGATTGAAGCTACCTTCTCGTTATCTTCTCTTGTGTGTTAGCTTAACTCTGTCGTTCTGGATTTTGTTGAATGTTATGTCTATTTTGTACACTGGAACTGACAGCAATTACAGTAAAAGAATTAATGGCAGGTATCTTCAGAAGGATAGTCCATCTGATGATTTTGAGATGCAACTTGGGGATATTACAGAGGAAAACGATAAAAGTACGATAGGCTTGATCCGAAACACCGAGGATGAAAGGATTAGAGATGAAGGATATGCAAAGCATGCTTTTAATGAGTTGATCAGCAACAGGTTGGGATTTTATCGTGAAATCCAAGACACAAGGCATGCAAA GTGTCACAAAAATACTAACTCCTCAGTTTTGCCCTCAGCCAGCATCATCATCTGCTTTCACAATGAAGCGTGGTCTACATTGCTGAGAACCGTGCATAGTGTTCTAAACAGATCAGAAGGGAAATTGATTCAAGAAATAATCTTAGTTGATGATTATAGCACATTGAAGGAACTAAAAGGCAAACTTCAAGATTATATAGGTACATTGCCCAAAGTTAAGTTGGTCAGAACTCTAACGCGTGAAGGACTCATAAGGGGGAGAATGGTGGGAGCTAAACATGCGACAGGAGAGATACTGGTTTTTCTGGACAGCCACTGTGAGGTGAACAAAGAGTGGCTGCCACCACTTCTGGAAAGGATAAAGGAGAATCACACAACTGTAGTCTGCCCAGTTATTGACATGATCAGCTCAGATACATTTGAGTACCAGTCATCACCATTAGTACGTGGTGGATTCAACTGGGGACTGCATTTTTCTTGGGAGCCGGTACCAAATTACCTtgttgctgaaaatggcgatttaACTCGCCCTATAAG AACACCAACCATGGCAGGAGGTTTATTTGCTATTGATAGACAATACTTTTTTGACATTGGCCAGTATGATGAAGGAATGAACATCTGGGGTGGTGAGAATTTGGAGATCTCCTTTAGG attTGGATGTGTGGAGGAAGACTGGAGATTATACCATGTTCACGAGTTGGGCATCTCTTCCGCAAGTGGCGACCATATGGATCAGATTCCAAAGGGGACACAATGTCGTACAACTCCATGAGACTTGCAGAAGTTTGGCTTGATGATTACAAAAAGTACTTCTACAAAATAAGACAAAATCTGATTGGAAAGTCATATGGAAATGTCAGCTCGAGAATGGAGTTGAGAAAGATGTTGAATTGCAAGAGCTTTAAATGGTACATAGAAAATGTGTATCCTGAACTGAGGCTCCCTGAAGAAGGTGGAGTCATTGCTGATGGTGCATTGTGGAAGCATTTGTCAAAGAAGAACCATGTCATCATAATAAAGAAGGGCAAC CTACTGAATGTGGGCAGTTCATTGTGTCTGGACACACCAGGTCTTGCAACTCAAAAGAAAGCCAAAGTTTTGTTGCATGATTGCACTTGGACAAATGCAAAG TTCTGGTCACTGAATGAAgataatgaattgaagattgACAGCCAGTTGTGTTTAGAGGCATTGAACAATATTGAAGAGCCCAGGGTGATGAAATGTCACAGTGGAGGAGCACAGGAATGGTACTATAACAAG AAGACTCTTCAATTATATAACCGTGCATCTGGTTTGTGCATAGAAGCAACTGGGGAAATTTCTGTGAAGATGGCAATTTGTAATGATAATGCTGCACAAAAATGGCAATTTGCTCATGACTAA
- the LOC138041438 gene encoding ATP synthase subunit beta, mitochondrial-like, with protein MLVHGLRRAARTAFRPNLVARALRQTQPKTLPVCSQLCNRRYVSTDKPVSAAAAAPAPKTTTAPPATKPGAVGKIIAVIGAVVDVQFEEGLPPILNSLEVEGRSPRLILEVAQHLGENTVRTIAMDGTEGLVRGQKCTDTGGPITIPVGPETLGRIINVIGEPIDERGPVPTDLRAAIHAEAPEFVEMSTEQEILVTGIKVVDLLAPYAKGGKIGLFGGAGVGKTVLIMELINNVAKAHGGYSVFAGVGERTREGNDLYHEMIVSGVISLKDKSSKVALVYGQMNEPPGARARVALTGLTVAEYFRDEEGQDVLLFIDNIFRFTQAGSEVSALLGRIPSAVGYQPTLATDMGTMQERITTTRKGSITSVQAIYVPADDLTDPAPATTFAHLDATTVLSRGIAELGIYPAVDPLDSTSRIMDPNVVGQEHYEVARGVQKILQDHKSLQDIIAILGMDELSEDDKLTVARARKIQRFLSQPFQVAEVFTGHDGKLVPLKETISGFKKILNGEYDHLPEVAFYMVGDISEAVAKAEKLAEEVQ; from the exons atgttggttcATGGATTACGTCGAGCGGCAAGGACTGCCTTTCGACCTAACCTCGTAGCCCGTGCTTTGagacaaacacaaccaaaaACACTTCCTGTATGCTCGCAATTGT GTAACCGTCGGTATGTTTCAACCGACAAACCAGTGTCTGCAGCTGCGGCAGCTCCTGCCCCCAAAACAACGACTGCACCTCCAGCCACAAAGCCAGGAGCAGTTGGTAAAATTATCGCTGTTATCGGTGCTGTTGTAGATGTTCAATTTGAAGAGGGCCTCCCTCCCATTTTGAACTCACTGGAGGTGGAAGGCCGAAGCCCGAGACTCATTCTTGAAGTGGCCCAGCATTTAG GTGAGAACACTGTGAGAACCATTGCTATGGATGGTACAGAAGGTCTTGTAAGAGGACAAAAGTGTACGGATACTGGAGGTCCTATAACAATTCCTGTTGGCCCTGAAACATTGGGAAGAATTATTAATGTTATTGGGGAGCCCATTGATGAAAGAGGACCTGTTCCAACAGATTT GCGAGCAGCAATCCATGCTGAAGCCCCAGAGTTTGTTGAGATGAGCACAGAGCAGGAGATTCTGGTGACAGGAATCAAAGTTGTGGATCTCCTGGCGCCATATGCAAAGGGAGGGAAGATTG GTCTATTTGGTGGAGCTGGTGTTGGCAAGACTGTGCTCATCATGGAATTGATCAACAATGTAGCCAAAGCTCATGGTGGTTACTCTGTGTTTGCTGGTGTTGGAGAAAGGACTCGTGAAGGGAATGACTTGTACCATGAAATGATTGTGTCTGGTGTAATCAGCTTAAAAGACAAAAGTTCCAAG GTGGCATTAGTTTATGGTCAGATGAATGAGCCACCAGGTGCCCGTGCCCGTGTAGCTTTGACTGGTCTCACTGTTGCTGAGTATTTTCGAGATGAAGAGGGACAGGATGTACTGCTTTTCATAGACAACATCTTCCGTTTCACTCAAGCTGGTTCTGAA GTGTCTGCTCTGTTGGGTCGTATCCCATCTGCTGTGGGTTACCAACCAACTCTGGCCACTGATATGGGCACCATGCAGGAGAGGATTACCACCACAAGAAAGGGATCCATCACATCAGTACAG GCCATTTATGTGCCAGCTGATGACTTGACTGATCCTGCTCCTGCAACAACCTTTGCTCACTTGGATGCCACCACTGTGTTGTCTCGTGGCATTGCTGAGTTGGGTATCTACCCTGCTGTGGACCCCCTGGATTCCACATCACGTATTATGGACCCAAATGTTGTTGGACAAGAACACTATGAAGTTGCCAGAGGTGTACAGAAAATCTTACAG GACCACAAGTCACTCCAGGATATCATTGCCATTTTGGGTATGGATGAATTGTCAGAAGATGACAAACTGACTGTTGCTCGTGCACGCAAGATTCAGAGATTCCTTTCACAGCCATTCCAAGTTGCCGAAGTTTTCACGGGTCATGATGGCAAGCTGGTTCCCTTAAAG GAAACCATCTCAGGGTTCAAGAAAATCCTAAATG GTGAATATGATCATCTGCCAGAAGTTGCCTTCTACATGGTTGGGGACATTAGTGAAGCAGTGGCAAAGGCAGAGAAACTCGCAGAAGAAGTTCAATAA